The following nucleotide sequence is from Pseudochaenichthys georgianus chromosome 17, fPseGeo1.2, whole genome shotgun sequence.
TTTGAACTCTGTTTCTAGCTTCTTACAAGTGAGTATTTGTGGCTTTTATTTGTCTTATAGGAAACAATATTAGATAACTATTGTGTTAACTATTAGGTTAACACAATAGTTCCTCTGATTCCTGTATGTTCAGTGTCTTTGTGGTAATTTAGTATGTTTTCTTGGAGTGATGTTATCTGtccctgtttgtgtttttctttgaCATACACAAGAGATATTATATGAATGGGCCCTTGTTGGGGAAATATACTCAACTGAAAACATTTCCGATTAGGCTATATGGAAAATTGACCAGTAGGGAAATTACTTGTAAATTGCTGCTCTAATTTGCACTGAAAATGAAAAATGACTTAATTTAGGCCTACATATTTAATGAGTTTACTTTTGGGAAAGAGCTGGTAAATTCTCCCTTTTATCGATATATTATTCAACAGCCAAATGAAATTACAGCTAAAGTTAAGTTTGTCATATTTTCTCCTCACTGAATATGATAAATGACTTAATTCAGGCCTCAACAATGTTTATTCTAGTTCACTCATGGGAATAAACGATTTAGCGACTTATCTTCACAACATTTCAGTTGAGAGAATCTTTTTATCTAATTGCTTTAAAACACCCACAAGCTCTGTACCTGCGTTTAGCGTAAACAATATTCACAACTTAAACACAACAGTATGACTATTAACAGCCTCACATTGTTTAACACATCCTCTAATATATATACGCTTTAAAGAATAATAAGTTGCTGCTAACTTTCCCTCCCCTTCTCCTCCTACTATCATCACAacgattaaataaaatattcatgTTGGAGGGGAAAGCATTTAACATGTTGTTGTTATCTGAGGAATCAGTCATGCAGTTAATTATTCTTGTAAAAAGGGAAATACTGCAAGACTGTGAAGCTAATTGGCATTATGTATTCATAGTAGATCCTCTCTGACACTGGTATGATAAATAGTTGCCTATGGAATAAGAGATATTagtgagggaggagaaaacgCCTCACTATCTCGGCAGTATTGGAGTTTTGAGTGCCCTCTTGATGGCACTTTACTTTTATGTGGCAAATGATCTGAATAATAGAAACTGCTGCTTGTAATGTTTCCACATTAGGTCATGGCTGAGGCGTACACAGCATCAGTGGACCTGGGGTTTGTATCCTCCTGGTTGCACCTGCTTTCCAGTGAGGTTGTTGAAGAGCCCTGGAGCCGCCTGGCCCGACAGAGAGCCCAGCGGCGAGCACCTGGAATATCTGGAGGATGACTCACAGCGAAGAAAATCTACCTACAGGAGAGTTCAGAAAGTGTCTATTTGTCAGATCACATCTTCTGGGTCAGCAGCTTTTGGGCATTAGGGCAGACGAGAACACACTCTGGGGTTTGTTAGAAAGACTTTGACTGTTTCCCTTAAGGCCTTTGCACTTTTTGTACTCTAATCTCTTTCTGCTGCAAGTAGACAGCATATGGAAAAAGACAACAACATTTAGCCTGAGGAAGTCTATTTAATCCTTTATGGCAAGCATCCCAGAAATTCAAGGAAGGTTGTCAAGGAGGTTGCTTTTTgtgaaaacatatttaaatcTAGATATCCGAGTGCATTGTGCTACTGCAGTGATTGTAATGATTTAGCAGGACGATTATAAAACACACAACTTCTTCATATTCCATACATTGATGACATGAGATTAGGATTATTTCACTTTTACACTTTAGGTAAAGAAAGTCATGGGCCCTCAAAGGGTGTAACAAGTGAGTGCAGATCAATATAGCTAGTATGTGTTAGATTTCAAGATTGTTTGATGTCTGGACAGGTTCACAGGGAACAGGTTcaggcctgattcagagctgaGTCACCTCTCTGCTCGTTTTTACATCTCCATAACATGAGATGGTGCAAGCTAGATTCAATATCATTTACTTTTGTGCAAATGATTCCATTTGACGCGTGGGACCATCAATGAATGCTGCTGAGTGCTGCTGAAAGAGCTGCTCACACAGGAAAATGATTCACAGATGAAAAGCAACTTGAAAGATGCCAGAAATTATACAAAATGTCATGAAACTTTATTTTCAAAGTGTCATGGAAATATGAAAGTCATTCAGCATCACAGTTTTTACTGCAAATATACAATCATTTCAGTCATACTTACAttcaatatataaaaatataacaGGAAACTGTTGAATAATACATATTATTGCCAAGTAAAAAATTGAGGCACTTGAGAAAATCTGTTTTCCTATTTGAGTGCTGGCAAACTGTTTCTGTGCAAAAGTTATTATAGCGATTTCACCTTAACAAAACCAAGTTTCCACTTGTTCCCTAAGTAACAATGGCTTCAGTATTCCTCTAGTTACATGTGTACTGTCATTCATAATGCACTTTTTGGTATCGTTTGTGTGGTGCGTACAAAAAAGTGGAGGACTGCATAACAGCCATTGAAAGACATTGGTACAAAACACTGAAGATAACATAGTGAAGGCACATAAAACATTCTAGACATGCAGGAAAGTGCATGAATAGCACAGGTAGGCAAGTACACAACATGACAGAGCTCTGCTTCGATTGCAATTACAAACACTGCTCGAGACGGAAAGCACGTGATCTCAAAGCTATTTCtcactttgaaatgaaatgGACCGCTCTTGGGAAAAGAAAGTCTGCATATTTGGGAAAAAAAAACCTTTTGATGTGATTCCCTGACAGTTCTCCTGGAAAAGTAAAGAAGAGGTTTTTTTCTCTTTCTGGTGTTTGAAAAGTATCCCAGTTCAGTGTGCTACACAACAACCAGATTCCTCATGCTTGTGCAGAAGAGACATCCTGGAGAAGGTTTTGGAGCAGTTCTTGCATTGGTATTTTTTCACATCCGAATGGGTCTGTAGGTGAGCCCTGAGATTTGACCTGTCAGCAAAAGCCCTGTTGCAGTGAGGGCAGGAGAATGGCTTCTCTCCTGTCAGGGGGGAAATGAGAAAGAAGACATTGTCAAAGATAGGCCACAGACACATGTGAATACAAATGTTACAGAAGGAATATTGCTCTGTTATTTCTGACTAATTTCAAGCCTGCGTTTAAAGATAAGCACTGCAGTTTGTAACACAACATTTGTTAAGAGAAAATGCTAAATTTTTCACAAAAAGGAAGGAAGTAGACTTTTCAGAGCTCCACTACAAAACGGTAGTGAGCTGTGAAACATGCTTTAGAGGCTGTTTAATCATGTACAAAGTTAAACACAAATAGCCTGCAAAAGCCAACAACAAACATCCCCAATGAAGGCCTCTGTTATTTCCCATCCACTCACCAGTGTGCGTCCTGATGTGTCCTTGGAGCAGCCACGGTCTTGAGAAAGCTTTCCCGCAAATTTTGCAAACACAAGGCAAAGTGTGAGTCCTGATGTGCATTTTGAGAGCTCCCAGGCTCACGTACTCCTTTTCGCAGTATTTACAACTGAAGGATTTCCTCGTTTGGGCGTCGCAGTGCAGCTGTTTGTGCTTGAGCAGTCCAGAGTACGTGGAGTAGGACTtgctgcacaaactacattgaAATTTCTCTGCCTCCACTCCGTGAGGATCTGTCAGTTTGGGCAGCATCTGCTCGTCTTCATCACTCCTCGGGCTTTCAGAGCCGCTGTGGTCTTTAGAGGAGGTGTCGGAGAGCGATGAGGGGTATCCGGAGATGGGGGAGAGGTCACTGGGATGTGGAGAGAGCGGTAAGCTGCTGGTAGTCCATACGGTGATGGGGCTGTACGCTGCCGGGCTCAGGATCTCCGCATGGGGGATGACAGGCAGAGGAAGGCCCCGGTAGATGTGCGGCGTGAAGAACACTGAAAATAAAGAAAGTCAAATGAGTGATCATGTGTGGGCTGTCAGTCATCGCTTGAAGAACGAGGAGCAGAGATTTTAAAGTTGGTCGATACGTTTTAAAACTTTTGCAAAGTAAAAAAAACCACAACAAAACAGCGACTACATGTAAGAAACATAAAAACACTTTTAAAGTCAGACATTTATTTTACTTTGAAACTTTACCTGTTGTGCTTTCCAGCTCACTATAATTTGGCTTCTTTGCGGAGTTTATGTGTTTCTTCACCAGGAAAGAGCGTGGCATCTTGGAAAACAAGTGGAAAAGTTTTTGACAAACTTTTTTCTTGGAGAATACAGCGGCGAGGTTACTGTGAGATACGTAAATCCTTATTGCTTAAGTCCAGTGGAGTGTCATGGTGCGGCGCTGCGCTCTTGGAAACAGTGCAGTGAGTAGCTGTAAAGAGCTGTAAATACTCCCCATCAGGTGCATGGGAGGAGCCACACACTGTCATTTACATATACTGGGAACTCAAACCAATTAAATCGCGCTTTTACCACGGAGCCTAAAAAAGCGATGTTAGCCTATAGCAGCACATGACCCACCCACTGGGCTGGgttagtgccatttaatgtcaGACAGGTGCCTTGTGCTACACTTGTGTCTGTTGCAAGAATGCAAGTGCATATGGAAACATACTGTATAGGCAGCAGAGCAAATCACCAAAGTCAaacatgtttgtgaaccgttttAATTATAATATTCCTGTTGCAGAGATGAAaaggaaaaataataataataagagctGGAGCGAGAGATTGGCAGGATTATTTATGAATGCCATTGCTAATGTAATCACTGCACCGAGTGTGCATGGTGCTACTGATGATTGTTGTGTTACAAACCTCTGGGGACTTGATTATCCTGTATGGGTGGCATTTCAAAATTGGAGAATTCTTCTACCAACACCAGCACTCCTAATGATGATGATAACGACACAATTTATCATCTTTTACACAAAGCATTCTTATACAATTTAATTGGGCAGACAAATCCTTTGCTTCATGCTCAAACCAACAACTGGACCAACCTGCATGTTGCCATTCACATTGTCATTCTGTGGCTTTGCCAGAGGATGGCCCTTACTAATGCAGTTGTGTGTGGAGAACGCCACACATTTCTTCGCCAATAATGCAATAAGGCAGCCGTCCTGAAATGTAAATTTAAGAGTAGTTCCCTCTCAAGGTCGGACATGATACCATAATCGAATTCATCTCTGCTTCTGCTTCTGCTGCTGAACTCAACAAGGAGAGGCAAACTTAGCAGTCTACGCCCTCTTGTGTTCAACTCAGTTCTTTTGGGAGGGGCGTGAGTTGAACCTTCAAAAGTAACAAGGCAGTAGAAAAAGAAACACACAAAGGCTCAGGCTCAGGCATGGTGATATTGAAGCTCCTGGagcagtttgattggctaggtCAGCAGATATGAAAAGCTCCTTATGTCTAGGGCAAGCCTTAAGTTAATTGTGAAGCGCTTATCTTATCTAAAAAACATAATTGCAGATCATGAATAGTTTCCCTTTGTGCCAGCTTGGATTATAAAGGGAAGGGAAGGTTATCTGTGCATAATAACTACTGGCTACTGTCACACATTCAGCATGCTGTACGGCAAGGATGTGTGAGGATGTGTTTGGTGGTGATCTAGCAGAACATATTGTGCACGGTGAACGATAATGCTTTGACATCAATATTGGCCTCCAACAAAACCATATCCGAGAGAAGCAGGCCATGCATGGCCAGGTAAAGAAATGCCTCTGTGCAGTTTTCATGCTACAGTACTGTGCTCTGCATTCAGAGCAAGTGGATGCTTTCCTACTGACGGTAATGAAGGGGGAGTGAAAGCACAGCGTGCCGACTCAAATCATATCAGCATTTCTGAGGCTGTAGTTTGTGAACTCGGAAATTAATTAACAGAGAGGAATCCGTGTATCCTTGGCCCTGCATTGTGTCATACCAGGATACAATTGTGCTTAATAATAACATGAACATGCTTTTGATTTCTGGTCAAGCAGGTATGAGGTTACCGATTGCTTTTTTGAGAGGCAGCTGCTGCTAAATGGGACATCCAGGTGTAATCTGCAAGACAGTCTAGACATCCTAATCTTCATTTATGCTCAAGCTGATGTGTTAAAGATGTTGTCTGTAATTTAAAGGCAAATTGTCGATAAATAATCATCTTCTTTTAACAAACACTAAAAAACAAACGTTAACGTCCAAAATGACAGTGTTGATGAACAACTGGACGAAGATATtcttttgtattctttttttctaaatgccttttttattcttcatcatttgtaatcccgcttattattttttttaaagctgttTTTGCATAAGCTATTGCACCCCCTTTATCTCCTGCACAGGCTTTTGTTTACATATACCTGAGTATATGAAGGCGTAAGGTGTTTATGTAGCGTTTTAATGTGCAAACAAATACAATTAATAGTGTATGTGTGCAGTGCAGGAGATAAGTTTCATTTCATGACCCCCAAAAACATGGTTTCAAATTGGATGTGTTTCCTCAGTAAATAAGCAACATAATGTCTACCAATATGTAAAACTAAAAACACGTGTTGTGGGTGTAGTTTGATCAGATTTTCCAGACAGTCTTGGCCGCTGTTATCACATTTTGATTCAAATGCTTCTAATTTTTGATTGGGGCATCACCTTTTTCTAACTGAGCCGTGACTACTTTAAACAAGTGATAAAAGCTAAAACACAAACATAGAAAAACTAATGTGAAGGAACCAAAAATTATTCAAATTTGGCAGATCCTTTTTTGGTAATATCTCATCTTGAAAAGTGGATTGAGAAAATGTGTTTTGTAGGGATGCACCAATCCAACAGTCTTGGTTTCTGCTGCAGACTTCTCCACTCATGGTGTGCCAAAAAATATGAACAGATGTTTACAAAGATGTGAAAATCTGTATACCTCAGTGTGTGGAAGTAATTTGAAGATTTTTTGTCTGCGAGAGGCTTTCTTAAGCCAGCACTTAAAGCAAGAGACTATGGCAGAAATGTATTTGCAACTGTAAACGGGGAAGATTTAATAGCAGTAATACAAGTTAAACCTTTAAACCAATTCACCTGGGTTTTC
It contains:
- the snai2 gene encoding zinc finger protein SNAI2, which codes for MPRSFLVKKHINSAKKPNYSELESTTVFFTPHIYRGLPLPVIPHAEILSPAAYSPITVWTTSSLPLSPHPSDLSPISGYPSSLSDTSSKDHSGSESPRSDEDEQMLPKLTDPHGVEAEKFQCSLCSKSYSTYSGLLKHKQLHCDAQTRKSFSCKYCEKEYVSLGALKMHIRTHTLPCVCKICGKAFSRPWLLQGHIRTHTGEKPFSCPHCNRAFADRSNLRAHLQTHSDVKKYQCKNCSKTFSRMSLLHKHEESGCCVAH